From the Hevea brasiliensis isolate MT/VB/25A 57/8 chromosome 13, ASM3005281v1, whole genome shotgun sequence genome, the window GCACAAGTTTTTTCTGATAATGGGAAGTTGAAATCTGGCAGGCGTGCACGGAGATTTCTGTCAAGCCCTGGTGCTTCATTCAACGTGAAATCATATGGAGTTGAGGCTGACACTCGCCATCCTTTTCTCCTTAAGAATCTTGGAGGATAGCCATCTGGAGCTACAGACTTGGCAACATAGCCGCCCCAGTCTCTTTTCTGTACCTCAAATTGTTCATATATGTCTCTCGGATCCAAAGCCTGTGGCTCCATATCAGAAATACAGCAACCAAAGCAGCACATTTCCATGTTGTCCTCATCATTTGAGCTTGAATATGCTTTCctgaattaaaatatatatttttggaAGATCAGAAAGATTGTCAATTATTGAGCTATTAGTCCAAGGGCATTAACAAATGCATCTTAATGAATATAAACATACCCTTTATCCGATCCCTTTCGCTCAATCACGTAGTACAGATTGGAAGAAAGTGGGAGATTAAGCACAGGAATAAAAAGAACACGGTTAATCGAAACATGATTGTGCTCTCCACCAGAGTCATAGAGAACTTTAAGATTCTTGTTTTGAGGGAAAGGCAGGTTCTTGACTCGATGGCTCTTGAACAATCCAAAACAACAAGTAGGCTCAGCTTCTTCATCTTGGATTACCAAAATACCAGAATTTGGGCCTTCTGGAGGTGGTGATGAAAGGGCTGAGGGATCTCTTTTGTACAAAGAAAGAGGCCTGGTCAcatacattttctttttattttcttttcacctaTTCTTCTATTCTGTTTTGGCTTTTATA encodes:
- the LOC110659421 gene encoding uncharacterized protein LOC110659421, with product MYVTRPLSLYKRDPSALSSPPPEGPNSGILVIQDEEAEPTCCFGLFKSHRVKNLPFPQNKNLKVLYDSGGEHNHVSINRVLFIPVLNLPLSSNLYYVIERKGSDKGKAYSSSNDEDNMEMCCFGCCISDMEPQALDPRDIYEQFEVQKRDWGGYVAKSVAPDGYPPRFLRRKGWRVSASTPYDFTLNEAPGLDRNLRARLPDFNFPLSEKTCAPVVVGKWYCPFMFIKEQGKLKGQMSGSRYYTMTLEQRWERIFECDNIEGKNSVAVDVVVKKEVVAVAGREGVLDEKNVVDGGVMWFRSSDDGGREASVGLSLAVVERVKWEQERVGWDGGRERRVSVKKVEEFGGIGERKKFGCYVLVERFVLRRMDGSLVLIWDFNHTHQIRSKWE